One region of Salvelinus sp. IW2-2015 linkage group LG1, ASM291031v2, whole genome shotgun sequence genomic DNA includes:
- the LOC111955773 gene encoding diacylglycerol kinase epsilon isoform X2, whose product MSMEGDEGNRDQSSREEWTLLFWTSLAVVVPVIITLWCSVQRSKRKIHMKDFFRKSKHGWHCTDLFNKPIYCCVCQQHILQGAFCDCCGVCADETCLRRADRSLVCKEIMAPSQTDGTLEHRWVRGNVPLCSVCAVCKEQCGNQPKLCDFRCVWCQTMVHDDCKASLPDGERCELGEFRSLIIPPHYLHQVNKLRRRHPDEYSKLASACGSSWTPVLVLANTRSGNNMGEALLGEFRTILNPVQVFDLSELPPSKALQLCTLLPPGSVRVLVCGGDGTVGWVLDAIDTMKLKGQDQFIPRVMILPLGTGNDLSNSLGWGSGYAGEIPVEQVLRNVLEAEVVKMDRWKVQVASKGLYFRKPKVLSMNNYFSVGPDALMALNFHTHREKTPSFFSSRIINKAVYFMYGTKDCLVQECKDLDKRIELELDGERVALPSLEGIIVCNIGYWGGGCRLWEGMGDEPYPPTRLDDGLLEVVGVYGSFHCAQIQVKMANPVRLGQAHTVRVRLQHHHHHLLFISTVWC is encoded by the exons ATGTCTATGGAGGGGGACGAGGGAAACCGTGACCAATCGTCACGGGAAGAGTGGACACTCCTGTTTTGGACCTCTCTCGCTGTCGTAGTGCCCGTGATCATAACATTGTGGTGCAGTGTCCAACGCTCCAAACGGAAAATACACATGAAAGACTTCTTCCGCAAGAGCAAGCACGGTTGGCACTGCACCGACCTGTTCAACAAGCCCATCTACTGCTGTGTATGCCAACAACACATTCTACAAGGGGCGTTCTGCGACTGCTGCGGAGTGTGCGCCGACGAGACATGCCTGCGTCGGGCCGACCGGAGCCTTGTTTGCAAAGAGATTATGGCTCCGTCCCAAACGGATGGGACACTAGAGCACCGCTGGGTCCGGGGAAACGTCCCTCTCTGCAGTGTCTGTGCGGTCTGCAAGGAGCAATGTGGGAACCAACCGAAGCTGTGTGACTTTAG gtgtgtgtggtgtcagacaATGGTGCACGACGACTGCAAGGCCAGCCTGCCGGACGGGGAGCGTTGTGAGCTGGGCGAGTTCCGCAGCCTCATCATCCCCCCTCACTACCTCCACCAAGTCAACAAGCTCCGCCGCAGGCACCCCGATGAGTACAGCAAG CTGGCGTCTGCCTGCGGGAGCAGCTGGACTCCAGTGCTGGTCCTGGCCAACACTCGCAGTGGGAACAACATGGGGGAGGCTCTGCTTGGAGAGTTCCGCACCATCCTCAACCCTGTCCAG gtGTTTGACCTGTCGGAGCTGCCTCCCTCCAAGGCCCTGCAGCTGTGCACCCTGCTGCCTCCAGGCAGTGTGAGGGTGCTGGTGTGTGGKGGGGACGGAACCGTGGGCTGGGTGCTGGATGCCATCGACACCATGAAGCTCAAg GGCCAAGATCAGTTCATCCCCAGGGTGATGATCCTGCCCCTGGGTACGGGGAACGACCTGTCCAACTCCCTGGGCTGGGGGTCTGGCTACGCCGGGGAGATCCCTGTGGAGCAGGTGCTCCGGAACGTCCTCGAAGCAGAGGTGGTCAAGATGGACAG GTGGAAAGTTCAGGTAGCCTCAAAGGGGCTCTACTTTCGTAAGCCAAAG GTCCTGTCCATGAATAACTATTTCTCAGTGGGCCCGGATGCCCTGATGGCGCTCAACTTCCACACCCACCGTGAGAAGACYCCCTCCTTCTTCTCCAGCCGCATCATCAACAAG GCTGTATATTTCATGTATGGCACCAAAGATTGCTTAGTTCAAGAATGCAAAGACCTGGATAAGAGGATTGAG TTGGagttggatggagagagagtggcCCTGCCCAGTCTGGAGGGCATCATCGTGTGTAACATCGGCTACTGGGGCGGAGGCTGTCGTCTGTGGGAGGGCATGGGGGACGAGCCCTACCCYCCTACKCG gCTGGATGACGGGCTGCTGGAGGTGGTGGGTGTGTATGGCTCCTTCCACTGTGCTCAGATCCAAGTCAAGATGGCCAACCCGGTGCGGCTGGGCCAGGCCCACACAGTCAGGGTGAGGTTAcagcaccatcaccaccacttgCTGTTTATCTCCACAGT CTGGTGCTGA
- the LOC111954549 gene encoding chromobox protein homolog 8, with protein sequence MELSAVGERVFAAESIIKRRIRRGRMEYLVKWKGWSPKFSTWEPEENILDSRLFVAFEERERERELFGPKKRGPKPKTFLLKAQAKAKAKSYEFRSDAVRGIRVTYPTPEXVITPRAREGLRAVVPTIFPPSTVNRGESVRVRPPEPVREHRQPVLQRPPGPDGFVIVPKKRGPKPKLRFKDNPFNATSAATEPHKRRAEEQATYGPLKLAKLGLSGGEERGSEMRGIKLAHRHQVELGGYPHKQMRPVASGSTQQHYGPDRGLLHSHRIGSDSQACRTKECPSNYLSPPHLKHLSKKNVHQPSEELPQRGKPSLIAKIPVSRILGQTDEVTWKPCMNNAEKVLVTDVTTNFLTVTIRESSTDQGFFKDKR encoded by the exons ATGGAGCTGTCTGCAGTTGGGGAACGGGTTTTCGCAGCCGAATCTATCATCAAACGCCGAATAAGGAGA GGTCGAATGGAATACCTTGTGAAATGGAAGGGCTGGTCACCGAA ATTCAGCACYTGGGAACCRGAGGAAAATATMTTGGACTCCCGCCTCTTCGTCGCTTTCGAAGAGAG AGAGCGCGAAAGGGAACTCTTTGGGCCCAAAAAGAGAGGCCCGAAACCGAAGACATTCCTGTTAAAG GCTCAAGCTAAAGCTAAAGCCAAATCATACGAGTTCAGGAGCGATGCGGTCCGGGGGATACGCGTCACCTACCCGACCCCAGAGCMTGTCATCACCCCCAGAGCCCGAGAGGGGCTGAGGGCCGTGGTCCCCACCATCTTTCCACCCAGCACCGTCAACAGGGGTGAGAGTGTGCGGGTCAGGCCYCCAGAACCAGTCCGAGAGCACCGTCAACCAGTCCTCCAGAGGCCCCCAGGCCCCGATGGCTTTGTGATTGTCCCCAAGAAGAGAGGGCCCAAACCCAAGCTGCGATTTAAGGACAATCCCTTCAATGCTACTTCTGCCGCCACAGAGCCACAcaagaggagggcagaggagcaGGCGACATACGGCCCACTCAAACTGGCCAAGCTGGGCCTGTCTGGTGGTGAAGAGAGGGGGTCTGAGATGAGGGGGATTAAACTAGCCCACAGGCACCAGGTGGAGCTGGGTGGTTATCCCCACAAGCAGATGAGGCCCGTGGCTAGTGGGAGCACACAGCAGCACTACGGCCCAGAYAGGGGCTTGTTGCACTCACACAGAATAGGCTCTGACTCCCAGGCCTGCAGGACTAAAGAATGCCCCTCAAATTACTTATCCCCTCCACACCTAAAGCACCTATCCAAAAAGAATGTGCATCAACCCAGCGAAGAGCTTCCACAGAGGGGGAAGCCTTCACTCATCGCCAAAATCCCTGTGTCACGGATCCTGGGCCAAACAGACGAAGTGACTTGGAAGCCTTGCATGAACAACGCGGAGAAGGTTCTGGTGACTGATGTGACCACAAAYTTTTTGACAGTGACTATCCGGGAGAGTAGCACAGATCAAGGATTCTTCAAAGATAAAAGATGA
- the LOC111955633 gene encoding LOW QUALITY PROTEIN: uncharacterized protein C17orf67 homolog (The sequence of the model RefSeq protein was modified relative to this genomic sequence to represent the inferred CDS: inserted 1 base in 1 codon), whose protein sequence is MKKFVAFSLCLVLLTIYTADANPIIKESYAKQLLRTKRQKPGXPDEPMREHLLHMQVLDQRAQETNLEHWLNPHCYPRCDRNYGHPV, encoded by the exons ATGAAGAAGTTTGTGGCATTTTCCCTCTGTCTGGTCCTCTTGACCATCTACACAGCAG ATGCAAACCCAATCATCAAAGAGAGCTATGCTAAGCAACTTCTGCGGACCAAGAGGCAGAAGCCCG ACCCCGATGAGCCAATGAGG GAGCACTTGCTCCACATGCAGGTTCTGGATCAGAGGGCCCAGGAGACCAACCTGGAACACTGGCTGAACCCCCACTGCTACCCCCGCTGTGACAGGAACTACGGACACCCTGTCTAA
- the LOC111955773 gene encoding diacylglycerol kinase epsilon isoform X1: MSMEGDEGNRDQSSREEWTLLFWTSLAVVVPVIITLWCSVQRSKRKIHMKDFFRKSKHGWHCTDLFNKPIYCCVCQQHILQGAFCDCCGVCADETCLRRADRSLVCKEIMAPSQTDGTLEHRWVRGNVPLCSVCAVCKEQCGNQPKLCDFRCVWCQTMVHDDCKASLPDGERCELGEFRSLIIPPHYLHQVNKLRRRHPDEYSKLASACGSSWTPVLVLANTRSGNNMGEALLGEFRTILNPVQVFDLSELPPSKALQLCTLLPPGSVRVLVCGGDGTVGWVLDAIDTMKLKGQDQFIPRVMILPLGTGNDLSNSLGWGSGYAGEIPVEQVLRNVLEAEVVKMDRWKVQVASKGLYFRKPKVLSMNNYFSVGPDALMALNFHTHREKTPSFFSSRIINKAVYFMYGTKDCLVQECKDLDKRIELELDGERVALPSLEGIIVCNIGYWGGGCRLWEGMGDEPYPPTRLDDGLLEVVGVYGSFHCAQIQVKMANPVRLGQAHTVRLVLKTSRMPMQVDGEPWAQGPCTITITHKTQAFMLYHSAEQTDDDDESSTSEAESSAPHDSPKPAGPASARA; this comes from the exons ATGTCTATGGAGGGGGACGAGGGAAACCGTGACCAATCGTCACGGGAAGAGTGGACACTCCTGTTTTGGACCTCTCTCGCTGTCGTAGTGCCCGTGATCATAACATTGTGGTGCAGTGTCCAACGCTCCAAACGGAAAATACACATGAAAGACTTCTTCCGCAAGAGCAAGCACGGTTGGCACTGCACCGACCTGTTCAACAAGCCCATCTACTGCTGTGTATGCCAACAACACATTCTACAAGGGGCGTTCTGCGACTGCTGCGGAGTGTGCGCCGACGAGACATGCCTGCGTCGGGCCGACCGGAGCCTTGTTTGCAAAGAGATTATGGCTCCGTCCCAAACGGATGGGACACTAGAGCACCGCTGGGTCCGGGGAAACGTCCCTCTCTGCAGTGTCTGTGCGGTCTGCAAGGAGCAATGTGGGAACCAACCGAAGCTGTGTGACTTTAG gtgtgtgtggtgtcagacaATGGTGCACGACGACTGCAAGGCCAGCCTGCCGGACGGGGAGCGTTGTGAGCTGGGCGAGTTCCGCAGCCTCATCATCCCCCCTCACTACCTCCACCAAGTCAACAAGCTCCGCCGCAGGCACCCCGATGAGTACAGCAAG CTGGCGTCTGCCTGCGGGAGCAGCTGGACTCCAGTGCTGGTCCTGGCCAACACTCGCAGTGGGAACAACATGGGGGAGGCTCTGCTTGGAGAGTTCCGCACCATCCTCAACCCTGTCCAG gtGTTTGACCTGTCGGAGCTGCCTCCCTCCAAGGCCCTGCAGCTGTGCACCCTGCTGCCTCCAGGCAGTGTGAGGGTGCTGGTGTGTGGKGGGGACGGAACCGTGGGCTGGGTGCTGGATGCCATCGACACCATGAAGCTCAAg GGCCAAGATCAGTTCATCCCCAGGGTGATGATCCTGCCCCTGGGTACGGGGAACGACCTGTCCAACTCCCTGGGCTGGGGGTCTGGCTACGCCGGGGAGATCCCTGTGGAGCAGGTGCTCCGGAACGTCCTCGAAGCAGAGGTGGTCAAGATGGACAG GTGGAAAGTTCAGGTAGCCTCAAAGGGGCTCTACTTTCGTAAGCCAAAG GTCCTGTCCATGAATAACTATTTCTCAGTGGGCCCGGATGCCCTGATGGCGCTCAACTTCCACACCCACCGTGAGAAGACYCCCTCCTTCTTCTCCAGCCGCATCATCAACAAG GCTGTATATTTCATGTATGGCACCAAAGATTGCTTAGTTCAAGAATGCAAAGACCTGGATAAGAGGATTGAG TTGGagttggatggagagagagtggcCCTGCCCAGTCTGGAGGGCATCATCGTGTGTAACATCGGCTACTGGGGCGGAGGCTGTCGTCTGTGGGAGGGCATGGGGGACGAGCCCTACCCYCCTACKCG gCTGGATGACGGGCTGCTGGAGGTGGTGGGTGTGTATGGCTCCTTCCACTGTGCTCAGATCCAAGTCAAGATGGCCAACCCGGTGCGGCTGGGCCAGGCCCACACAGTCAGG CTGGTGCTGAAGACGTCCCGGATGCCAATGCAGGTGGACGGGGAGCCGTGGGCCCAGGGCCCGtgcaccatcaccatcacccacaAGACCCAGGCCTTCATGCTCTACCACAGCGCCGAGCAGACGGACGACGACGACGAATCYAGCACCTCCGAGGCTGAGAGCTCCGCCCCCCATGACTCTCCCAAGCCAGCAGGTCCCGCCTCTGCTCGTGCCTGA